One Phaseolus vulgaris cultivar G19833 chromosome 11, P. vulgaris v2.0, whole genome shotgun sequence genomic window carries:
- the LOC137833168 gene encoding fasciclin-like arabinogalactan protein 11, which yields MKQATLFSLSLFLLFSSTTLAISPAPAAAPKAPAAKTPHTPKAAAPSPKPLVPTLPQSPDSPDSVPDDITRILKKAKMFSTLVRLLKTTEIMNNINSQLITAKSGGITILAPDDSAFSNLKAGFLNSLNAGQKIELVQFHILPEFVSSSNFDSLSNPVQTVAGKDPARLPLNVNALGNSVNISTGVVNATILGVVYADNKLGIYHVDKVLLPLDFFVTNKAPALAPSSLAKAPKAAKENSSENDQGETKQDQNKSGAASLVSIHALMSVGIALMVVANIWS from the coding sequence ATGAAACAAGCAACCCTTTTCTCCCTCTCGCTCTTTCTACTCTTTTCCTCTACCACCTTGGCTATTTCACCTGCACCTGCAGCAGCCCCAAAAGCCCCTGCAGCAAAAACTCCCCATACCCCAAAGGCTGCAGCACCATCACCAAAACCATTAGTCCCCACATTACCTCAGTCTCCAGACTCTCCTGACTCTGTCCCTGATGACATCACCAGAATCCTCAAAAAGGCCAAAATGTTCTCAACCCTGGTCCGCCTCCTCAAAACCACAGAAATCATGAACAACATCAACTCACAGCTCATAACAGCCAAGAGTGGGGGCATAACCATCCTTGCACCAGATGATTCTGCCTTTTCCAACCTCAAAGCAGGCTTCCTCAACTCCCTAAACGCAGGCCAGAAAATTGAACTTGTGCAGTTTCACATATTGCCAGAGTTTGTGTCCAGCTCAAACTTTGATTCTCTGAGCAACCCTGTGCAGACAGTGGCTGGCAAAGACCCTGCAAGGCTTCCACTGAATGTGAATGCATTAGGTAACAGTGTCAACATCTCAACTGGGGTAGTCAATGCCACCATTCTTGGAGTAGTATACGCGGATAATAAACTTGGGATTTATCACGTGGACAAGGTGCTTCTTCCTCTAGATTTCTTTGTAACCAATAAGGCTCCAGCTTTGGCTCCTTCATCTCTTGCAAAGGCCCCCAAAGCTGCTAAGGAGAACTCTTCCGAGAATGATCAAGGCGAAACAAAGCAGGATCAGAATAAATCTGGGGCAGCGAGTTTGGTTAGCATTCATGCACTGATGTCGGTTGGGATAGCTTTGATGGTAGTGGCAAACATATGGAGTTGA